From Anaplasma ovis str. Haibei:
TTTGTCAGTGTTGTAGATGGGCATATTAATCCTAAGTTCGCTTATAGGGTTAAGGCTGGGTTGAGCTATGCTCTCACTCCTGAAATCTCTGCCTTCGCTGGGGCTTTCTACCACAAGGTGCTAGGTGATGGTGACTATGATGAGCTGCCTTTGAGCCCTATCGCTGACTATACCGGCCCTGCAGGTAAAAATAAGGATACTGGTATTGCTTCGTTTACCTTCGCTTACTTCGGTGGTGAGCTGGGCGTTAGGTTCGCCTTCTAGTCTAGATGAACTAGTTTCCTTTAAGTTTAGGGGGGGAGTGCTTCGCACTCCCCTTTCTAGTTTGTCCTGGATGATGAAGGAAAGCTAATTGAGGTATTAGAAGAGTGGAAGTGCCTTAGGACACAGTGTACCTGTGGGGGCTGCTGCTCAGGCTGCTGATACTGCTGCTGACGATACAGCTACTAAGGTTATATGTAATGTTATAGGGTTTGTGCAGAAACTTGGATTACCCATCATGACTGGAGTAATACTAGGTTCTAGTATCATGGCTATATTCGGTAAACTCGCATGGCCTGCCATTGTTATGCTGGTTGTATTTACTGCCATATTCTTTGGTGCTGGTAAGCTTATGGCTAAGTTCGCTGCTGGGCTGAATGATACAGGTGTAGGTAGTGCAGAGAACTTCAAGTGTGTTGATGGTATGCCACATTGGGTGCCAGTGGAGTTAGGAGATGAGGTTCCTGAGGTTAGTAGGTGGTGCCAAGAACTTTGAGTGTAAGGCCCAGTCTTAGCGCCAGCCTTGGTGGCACCAAGTAGAGTTGGGAGATGGGGTGCTGGAGGTTAGTGCAGAGTGCGTTGGTGGTAATGCCAGCCTTGGTGGTGCCGGAGGTTCCTGAGGTTAGTAGGTGGCAATGCCAAGAGCTTTGGGTGCTGATGGTGGTAATGCTGGACTTGGTGGTGCTGGAGGTTCCTGAGGTTAGTAGGTAGTGCAGAACTTCAAGTGTGGTGATGCCAGGCTGGGTGGTGAGTTGGGAGATGGGATGCTGGTTGCAAGTCTTAAGTTATAGTTGCCATCTGTGGTGCCCTACGACGATGTAGATTTACTTTAGCCCATAGATGCTGTACAATGTGCCCGTAGTGGTTATGCCATGAAAGGCTTAGCGGGTGGGCCCGCTGCATTGTGTGTTGTTTGTGGTTATGTGTCATGCCCAGTTTTACAGGTGTATTATTTCTTGCCGTTTTTGGGATAACCCTGTACGTCCTTCTGACCTATGCGGTTAACCAGTTTACTGCTTGGGTTGGGAAACGAAACAGGAGTTTAAGAGAAAAATCCGGCGCCTCTTGGGGAAGCGCCAGCCCGACCTTCAAAAGGACCAGTAGTGCCAAGCCCCCACAGCGACAGTTTTCACCATACATGGAACACGGTGCTACC
This genomic window contains:
- a CDS encoding TrbC/VirB2 family protein yields the protein MGAAAQAADTAADDTATKVICNVIGFVQKLGLPIMTGVILGSSIMAIFGKLAWPAIVMLVVFTAIFFGAGKLMAKFAAGLNDTGVGSAENFKCVDGMPHWVPVELGDEVPEVSRWCQEL